In a single window of the Zea mays cultivar B73 chromosome 5, Zm-B73-REFERENCE-NAM-5.0, whole genome shotgun sequence genome:
- the LOC103626999 gene encoding protein ALP1-like, whose protein sequence is MDPSLSRELLCKQAAALTVVMVSFVTTRLKRKRFDPEVEPDPLVYVLREQSELHRQRTLNMIYNSTDVECISMLRMKRAPFFALCTTFRERGLVTDREGVSVEEQVAMFLHVVGHNQRFRVVHQAFRRSIQTVHKHFHQVLYAVGELRKELIKAPSPTTHPKITGSYRWNPYLKDCIGAIDGTHVLARVPRHMQQAFRGRKTNPTQNVMVAVDFDLKFTYVLAGWEGSAHDALILADAIERDDGFTVPQGKFYLVDAGYACRTGFLPPFRGVRYHLSEFGSRNRPTNARELFNLRHSSLRVTVERAIGALKNRFRILDNKPFHKYKTQVKLVLACSILHNWILGFGIDEIVPDEEGFTGTQQDPLDDNGSQSQESSAMAAKRDAICNVMWEGRGSSRI, encoded by the exons ATGGATCCCTCTTTGAGCCGCGAGCTGTTGTGTAAGCAAGCAGCTGCCTTGACAGTAGTGATGGTTTCATTTGTTACAACTAGGCTTAAAAGAAAAAGGTTTGATCCTGAAGTAGAGCCTGACCCTCTAGTCTATGTACTTAGGGAACAAAGTGAACTTCACAGACAGAGGACCCTCAACATGATTTACAACTCCACTGATGTAGAGTGCATTTCTATGCTTAGGATGAAGAGAGCCCCTTTTTTTGCTTTATGCAcgacctttagagagaggggactgGTAACTGATAGGGAGGGGGTGTCAGTAGAGGAGCAAGTTGCCATGTTCTTGCATGTTGTTGGTCACAACCAAAGGTTCAGAGTTGTGCACCAGGCCTTTAGGAGGTCCATTCAGACAGTACACAAGCACTTTCATCAGGTTTTGTATGCTGTTGGAGAGCTTAGGAAGGAACTTATCAAGGCACCTAGCCCTACCACTCACCCAAAGATCACTGGAAGCTATAGATGGAATCCATATTTAAAG GACTGCATTGGTGCCATTGATGGCACCCATGTGCTGGCAAGGGTGCCTAGACACATGCAGCAAGCTTTCAGGGGTAGGAAAACTAACCCGACACAAAATGTGATGGTTGCTGTGGACTTTGACCTCAAGTTCACATACGTTCTAGCTGGCTGGGAGGGGTCTGCCCATGATGCACTTATCCTGGCTGATGCCATTGAGAGGGATGATGGGTTCACTGTCCCACAAG GTAAATTCTACTTGGTAGATGCGGGGTATGCATGCCGCACTGGCTTTCTACCCCCCTTCAGGGGGGTTAGGTACCATTTGAGTGAGTTTGGGAGCAGAAATCGACCTACCAATGCAAGAGAACTGTTCAACCTGAGACACTCATCACTTAGAGTAACTGTGGAGAGGGCTATAGGTGCATTGAAGAACAGGTTTCGTATCTTGGACAACAAGCCCTTTCACAAGTATAAGACACAAGTCAAGCTTGTGTTGGCATGCTCGATCCTGCATAACTGGATTTTAGGCTTTGGCATTGATGAAATAGTGCCTGATGAGGAGGGTTTCACTGGCACACAACAAGATCCACTAGATGACAATGGTAGCCAGAGCCAAGAATCCAGTGCCATGGCTGCAAAGAGGGATGCCATTTGCAATGTTATGTGGGAAGGGAGGGGAAGCTCTAGGATATGA
- the LOC103628528 gene encoding uncharacterized protein, whose translation MQTSGKMPSVPAGDHGGFVPATDVMTEMIRVGASAAVNADDATASSAGAAPAAAGLVAAVPGGPRAMRWNNNTSGFILRRMAQLLSDGSRPDKVFKDQDVNSVAKALKEYSGEAVSPTQVYNHLRKWRQKWSRVSKLKDLSGALWDSDSNAILLDQEHYLGHCKDHPKDAEFLNCPIRFYTEMEAIFGHAMATGKFALGSGEALGQNQVDSVAAKVEGPAFTYISEERAQTDVGEGSKATEIPSIAVGRKRKRGNFSEDEMLMLTNMSDAVNNVANALRETGPAHVDGNLYLAVMEMPGYSEEALIVAYTFLLDNKAQGRGFVHMTEAHRNIWLRTFLAKNYYM comes from the exons ATGCAAACCAGTGGTAAGATGCCTTCAGTCCCAGCTGGTGATCACGGTGGGTTTGTCCCAGCTACTGATGTGATGACTGAGATGATAAGGGTTGGTGCTAGTGCAGCAGTTAACGCTGATGATGCTACTGCATCTAGTGCCGGTGCTGCTCCAGCAGCAGCTGGTCTTGTTGCTGCTGTTCCCGGGGGTCCTAGGGCAATGAGGTGGAACAACAACACCTCTGGATTTATTCTTAGGAGGATGGCTCAACTTCTTAGTGATGGTAGCAGGCCTGACAAGGTCTTCAAGGACCAGGATGTCAACTCTGTGGCCAAAGCCCTTAAGGAGTACAGTGGGGAGGCAGTGAGCCCAACTCAGGTGTATAACCACTTGAGGAAATGGAGGCAAAAATGGTCTAGGGTGTCTAAGCTCAAAGACCTTAGTGGGGCTTTATGGGATAGTGACTCCAATGCTATCTTGCTTGATCAGGAGCACTACCTTGGCCACTGCAAG GACCATCCAAAAGATGCAGAGTTCCTAAACTGCCCTATTAGGTTCTACACTGAGATGGAGGCCATTTTTGGCCATGCTATGGCCACTGGCAAATTTGCACTTGGTTCTGGTGAAGCCTTAGGACAGAACCAGGTTGATAGTGTTGCTGCCAAGGTTGAGGGACCTGCCTTCACCTATATCTCTGAAGAGAGAGCACAAACTGATGTTGGAGAGGGTAGCAAGGCCACCGAGATCCCCTCCATAGCTGTGGGTaggaagaggaagagagggaACTTCAGTGAGGATGAGATGCTTATGTTGACCAATATGTCTGATGCAGTGAACAATGTGGCTAATGCCCTTAGAGAGACTGGACCTGCCCATGTGGATGGTAACCTCTACCTAGCTGTGATGGAGATGCCTGGCTATTCTGAGGAGGCACTGATTGTTGCCTACACCTTCCTCCTGGACAACAAGGCTCAAGGCAGGGGCTTTGTTCACATGACTGAGGCACATAGAAACATTTGGCTTAGGACCTTCCTAGCCAAGAACTACTACATGTAG